From one Geoalkalibacter halelectricus genomic stretch:
- a CDS encoding ABC transporter ATP-binding protein yields the protein MSFIEISNLTKIYESEADRVEALRGVDVKVEEGTFLGVMGQSGSGKSTFLSILGGLAHPSAGRVTVDGIDLYALSGEKLADFRREYLGFVFQSFNLIPYLTALENVMLPLAVKKMSAAQKRTQAHEVLERVGLAGRATHLPSQLSGGEQERVAVARALVNRPPLLLADEPTGSLDTATSAEIMDLLTSLNKDGQTIVMVTHNEENCRYFHRRLLLRDGLLVADERSDETASSSSAA from the coding sequence ATGTCTTTCATCGAAATCAGCAATTTGACCAAGATCTACGAAAGTGAGGCCGATCGCGTCGAGGCTCTGCGCGGCGTCGACGTCAAGGTCGAGGAAGGAACCTTTCTCGGCGTGATGGGCCAGTCGGGCTCGGGCAAAAGCACCTTTCTCTCCATTCTCGGCGGCCTGGCCCATCCGAGCGCCGGGCGCGTGACCGTCGACGGCATCGACCTCTACGCGCTCTCGGGGGAGAAGCTCGCCGACTTTCGGCGCGAATATCTGGGCTTTGTGTTCCAGTCCTTCAACCTGATTCCCTATTTGACCGCCCTGGAGAATGTGATGCTGCCCCTGGCGGTGAAGAAGATGTCCGCGGCGCAAAAGCGCACCCAGGCCCACGAGGTGCTCGAGAGGGTCGGGCTGGCTGGGCGCGCCACCCATCTTCCGTCGCAGCTCTCGGGTGGCGAGCAGGAGCGCGTCGCCGTGGCGCGCGCCCTGGTCAACCGACCGCCGCTGCTGCTGGCCGACGAACCGACCGGCAGCCTCGATACGGCGACCAGCGCGGAGATCATGGATCTTCTGACCAGTCTCAACAAAGACGGGCAGACCATCGTCATGGTTACCCACAATGAGGAAAATTGCCGTTACTTTCACCGTCGGCTGCTGCTGCGCGACGGGCTGCTCGTGGCCGACGAGCGCTCGGACGAGACGGCTTCCTCCTCGTCGGCGGCCTGA
- the rpoN gene encoding RNA polymerase factor sigma-54, translating to MALEIRQQLKLSQQLVMTPQLQQAIKLLQLSRMELIDLVQQELEENPILDEGQDIAEEKELAEESGEATKESVAEEGGDDLPEVKGDKEGLNDIDWQTYLEGYNLGGSVADSYEDDEERPSYENLLTKKTTLTDHLMWQLSLSRFDEQTRQIAAEIIGNLDEDGFFKATLDEVAAATASTPERVEKALGLVQEFDPPGVAARNLQECLLCQVRVLGMSDTLVERVLRDHIQELENRKYPVIAKALGVSLDEVLEATRVISNLDPRPGRQYNQEDVQYITADIFVYKIGDEFVVVLNDEGLPNLRINAFYRQAMTNESLVDAKAGEYIQEKLRSAVWLIKSIHQRQRTIYKVTKSIVKFQREFFEKGIDYLKPLVLRDVAEDIEMHESTISRVTTNKYVQTPQGLYELKFFFNSGINTTGGDSIASESVKSRIRDLIAGENPKKPYSDRKIVEMLEKNNINIARRTVTKYREMLGIGSSTERKRLF from the coding sequence ATGGCTCTGGAAATTCGCCAACAACTCAAGCTCAGCCAGCAACTGGTGATGACGCCGCAACTGCAGCAGGCCATCAAGTTGCTGCAGCTGTCGCGCATGGAACTTATCGATCTGGTCCAGCAGGAGTTGGAAGAAAACCCGATTCTCGACGAAGGTCAGGACATCGCCGAGGAAAAAGAGCTGGCCGAGGAGTCCGGCGAAGCCACCAAGGAGAGCGTCGCCGAGGAGGGCGGTGATGATCTGCCCGAGGTCAAGGGGGACAAGGAAGGCCTCAACGACATTGATTGGCAGACCTACCTTGAGGGTTATAATCTGGGCGGGTCGGTCGCCGATTCCTACGAGGATGATGAGGAGCGCCCCTCCTACGAAAACCTGCTGACCAAGAAAACCACCCTCACCGATCATCTGATGTGGCAGCTGAGTCTGTCGCGTTTCGATGAGCAGACCCGGCAGATCGCGGCGGAAATTATCGGCAATCTGGACGAGGACGGATTTTTCAAGGCTACCTTGGACGAAGTGGCCGCGGCGACCGCCAGCACGCCGGAGCGCGTGGAAAAGGCGTTGGGCCTGGTGCAGGAATTCGATCCCCCGGGGGTTGCCGCGCGCAACCTTCAGGAGTGCCTGCTCTGCCAGGTGCGTGTGCTGGGCATGAGCGACACCCTGGTGGAGCGGGTGCTGCGCGATCACATCCAGGAATTGGAAAACCGTAAATATCCCGTCATCGCCAAGGCGCTGGGCGTGAGCCTCGACGAGGTGCTCGAGGCCACCCGGGTTATTTCCAATCTCGATCCGCGCCCCGGGCGTCAGTACAACCAGGAGGATGTGCAGTACATCACCGCCGATATTTTCGTCTACAAAATCGGCGACGAGTTCGTGGTGGTGCTCAACGACGAAGGGTTGCCGAATCTGCGCATCAACGCCTTTTACCGCCAGGCCATGACCAACGAGTCCCTGGTGGACGCCAAGGCCGGGGAATACATCCAGGAAAAGCTGCGCAGCGCGGTGTGGCTCATCAAGAGCATCCATCAGCGCCAGCGCACTATCTACAAGGTCACCAAAAGCATCGTCAAGTTCCAGCGGGAATTTTTCGAGAAGGGCATCGACTACCTCAAGCCCCTGGTGCTGCGTGACGTGGCCGAAGACATCGAAATGCACGAATCGACCATCAGCCGCGTCACCACCAACAAATACGTACAGACCCCGCAGGGATTGTATGAATTGAAATTTTTCTTCAACAGCGGCATCAATACCACCGGGGGCGACTCCATTGCGTCGGAAAGCGTCAAAAGTCGCATCCGCGATCTCATCGCCGGGGAAAACCCGAAAAAGCCCTACTCGGATCGCAAGATCGTTGAAATGCTCGAAAAGAACAACATCAACATCGCTCGGCGCACCGTCACCAAATATCGCGAGATGCTCGGCATCGGCTCGTCCACCGAGCGCAAGCGTCTTTTCTAG
- the kdsA gene encoding 3-deoxy-8-phosphooctulonate synthase: MKVQEIRVGNVTFGGGRPLVLIAGPCVIEEQGLTLRIAEYLKELTAKLGIGLVFKASYDKANRTSISSFRGPGMAQGLEILARIRREFEVPVLSDIHDISQISAAAEVLDILQIPAFLSRQTDLLVAAAATGKVVNVKKGQFLAPWDMANAVKKIEEAGNTQVLLTERGASFGYNNLVVDMRSLVVMRETGCPVVFDATHSVQLPGGAGTSSGGQRQYVGALSRAAVAVGVDALFWEVHENPDQALCDGPNSLPLGDLPAMLEQILAIDTLVKQGG, from the coding sequence ATGAAGGTACAAGAAATCCGTGTCGGCAATGTCACCTTCGGTGGGGGGCGTCCCCTGGTGTTGATTGCCGGTCCGTGCGTGATCGAAGAGCAGGGCCTGACCCTGCGGATCGCCGAATACCTCAAGGAATTGACCGCGAAACTGGGTATCGGCCTGGTGTTCAAAGCGTCCTACGATAAAGCCAACCGCACCTCCATAAGCTCTTTTCGCGGTCCCGGCATGGCGCAAGGACTAGAGATTCTGGCCAGGATCCGGCGCGAATTTGAGGTGCCGGTGCTCTCCGACATCCACGACATCAGCCAGATTTCCGCGGCCGCCGAGGTTCTCGACATCCTGCAGATCCCGGCCTTTCTCTCGCGTCAGACCGATCTGTTGGTGGCCGCGGCGGCCACCGGCAAGGTGGTCAACGTCAAAAAGGGACAGTTTCTGGCGCCCTGGGATATGGCCAACGCGGTGAAAAAAATCGAGGAGGCGGGCAACACCCAGGTGCTGCTGACCGAGCGCGGCGCCTCTTTCGGCTACAACAACCTGGTCGTCGACATGCGCTCCCTGGTGGTGATGCGCGAAACCGGCTGTCCGGTGGTTTTTGACGCCACCCATTCCGTGCAACTGCCCGGCGGCGCCGGAACCAGTTCGGGCGGGCAGCGCCAGTATGTCGGCGCCCTCTCCAGGGCGGCGGTGGCGGTGGGGGTTGATGCCCTGTTCTGGGAGGTTCACGAAAATCCCGATCAGGCGCTGTGCGATGGACCCAACAGCCTGCCGCTGGGTGATTTGCCGGCGATGCTCGAACAAATCCTCGCCATCGATACGCTCGTCAAGCAGGGAGGCTGA
- a CDS encoding double zinc ribbon domain-containing protein, with amino-acid sequence MVLIFLLTFAGLGYLILTEFERREHSREECTETLCDCGQTVQRDWLSCPRCSQLLRVSCAFCGRLKARLLRFCPSCGSAAASVEENAA; translated from the coding sequence GTGGTCTTGATTTTTTTGCTCACCTTCGCCGGCCTTGGTTACCTGATTCTGACCGAGTTCGAGCGGCGCGAACATTCCCGCGAGGAGTGCACGGAGACTCTGTGCGACTGCGGCCAGACCGTGCAGCGCGATTGGTTGTCCTGCCCGCGCTGTTCCCAGCTGCTACGGGTGAGCTGCGCATTCTGCGGCCGGCTCAAGGCGCGCTTGCTGCGATTTTGCCCTTCGTGCGGCAGCGCGGCGGCCTCGGTGGAGGAGAACGCGGCATGA
- the kdsB gene encoding 3-deoxy-manno-octulosonate cytidylyltransferase, translating to MNVTAIIPARYASTRFPGKPLVDILGKPMIQRVYERVRQAQGIDRVLVATDDPRIHDAVRAFGGEVAMTRADHPTGTDRLAEVAALLDTDLVVNVQGDEPLIDPRMIEEALAPMRTDASIPMGTLKTPIATVEEFLNPNVVKVVTDREGYALYFSRAPIPHPRDLAADLPQAMAQNAPFKHVGLYVYRRDFLLRYPHLPVTPLEDLEKLEQLRALEHGFRIRVVATELNSLGVDTPEDLERVRHALARS from the coding sequence ATGAACGTGACCGCCATCATTCCCGCGCGTTATGCCTCGACCCGCTTTCCCGGCAAACCGCTTGTCGATATCCTCGGCAAACCCATGATTCAAAGGGTTTACGAGCGGGTTCGCCAGGCACAAGGTATCGATCGCGTGCTGGTTGCCACCGACGATCCGCGCATCCACGACGCCGTTCGCGCCTTTGGCGGCGAGGTTGCCATGACCCGCGCCGATCACCCCACGGGCACGGACCGGCTGGCCGAAGTCGCCGCGCTTCTGGACACCGACCTGGTGGTCAACGTACAGGGTGACGAGCCCCTCATTGATCCGCGCATGATCGAGGAAGCCCTGGCGCCAATGCGCACCGATGCCTCCATCCCCATGGGAACGTTGAAAACCCCCATCGCGACCGTCGAGGAGTTCCTCAATCCCAACGTGGTCAAGGTGGTCACCGACCGCGAGGGCTATGCCCTTTATTTCTCGCGCGCCCCCATCCCTCATCCCCGTGATCTCGCCGCCGACCTGCCCCAGGCCATGGCGCAAAATGCCCCCTTCAAGCATGTGGGGCTCTATGTCTACCGCCGCGATTTTCTTCTGCGTTATCCGCACCTGCCAGTCACCCCCCTGGAGGATCTCGAAAAGCTCGAACAATTGCGGGCCTTGGAACACGGCTTTCGCATCCGCGTCGTGGCAACCGAATTGAATTCCCTGGGGGTCGACACCCCGGAGGATCTCGAGCGGGTCAGGCACGCCCTGGCGCGCTCCTGA
- the kdsC gene encoding 3-deoxy-manno-octulosonate-8-phosphatase KdsC — MEERCRKIRLLLLDVDGVLTDGRIIYDNNGLETKAFDVKDGHGLKLVQRAGIKVGIITGRESRVVEHRAAELGIAILYQGAKDKLLPYEEILAQQGLRDEEVAYVGDDVVDLPVLSRVGLAVTVQDAVDDIKPYVHYVTRRPGGRGAVREVCDLILKESRRWEAVAGRYFSSVPRG; from the coding sequence ATGGAGGAACGTTGCCGCAAAATCCGCCTGCTGCTGCTCGACGTCGACGGTGTGCTTACCGACGGACGCATTATTTACGACAACAATGGTCTTGAAACCAAGGCCTTCGACGTCAAGGACGGACATGGGCTCAAGCTGGTGCAGCGCGCCGGGATCAAGGTCGGCATCATCACCGGCCGTGAATCCCGGGTGGTCGAACATCGTGCCGCCGAACTGGGCATCGCGATTCTCTACCAGGGCGCCAAGGACAAACTGCTGCCCTATGAGGAAATTCTCGCGCAGCAGGGTCTGCGCGATGAGGAAGTCGCCTACGTGGGCGACGATGTCGTCGATCTTCCCGTCTTGAGCCGCGTCGGCCTGGCCGTCACGGTGCAGGATGCCGTCGACGACATTAAGCCCTATGTTCATTATGTGACGAGGCGCCCGGGCGGGCGTGGGGCGGTCCGCGAGGTCTGCGACCTGATCCTGAAGGAATCCCGGCGCTGGGAGGCGGTTGCCGGGCGGTATTTTTCTTCCGTACCGCGGGGATGA
- the lptB gene encoding LPS export ABC transporter ATP-binding protein, with protein sequence MSHLLKAQGLCKSYKGRQVVREVDLELRTGQVIGLLGPNGAGKTTSFYMVVGLTRPDQGRIFFDTQDITDWPMYLRARSGISYLPQEPSVFRKMTVEGNLLAILETLGLPAGERRSRCDQLLEEFGITHIARSQGYALSGGERRRVEIARALVLDPAFILLDEPFAGIDPIAVIDIQKTISHLVARGIGVLISDHNVRETLGVCDMAYILSEGRILEYGTPAEIAASPRARKVYLGEGFSL encoded by the coding sequence TTGAGTCACCTGCTCAAGGCGCAGGGCCTGTGCAAATCCTACAAGGGGCGCCAGGTGGTGCGCGAGGTGGATCTCGAACTGCGCACCGGACAGGTCATCGGTCTGCTGGGACCCAACGGGGCCGGCAAGACGACCTCCTTCTACATGGTGGTCGGTTTGACCCGCCCCGATCAGGGACGGATTTTTTTCGACACCCAGGACATCACCGACTGGCCCATGTACCTGCGTGCGCGCTCGGGAATCTCCTATCTGCCCCAGGAGCCATCGGTCTTTCGCAAAATGACGGTCGAGGGCAACCTCCTGGCCATTCTCGAAACCCTCGGCTTGCCGGCCGGCGAGCGCCGCAGCCGTTGCGACCAGTTGCTGGAGGAATTCGGCATCACCCACATCGCCCGCAGTCAGGGCTATGCTCTTTCCGGCGGTGAGCGACGGCGCGTGGAAATCGCCCGTGCGCTGGTGCTTGATCCCGCGTTTATTCTGCTCGATGAGCCTTTTGCCGGCATCGATCCGATTGCGGTGATCGATATTCAAAAAACCATCTCCCATCTGGTGGCGCGCGGCATCGGCGTTCTGATTTCGGATCACAACGTGCGCGAAACCCTGGGCGTCTGCGATATGGCCTACATACTCAGCGAGGGGCGGATTCTGGAATACGGCACCCCGGCCGAAATCGCCGCCAGCCCCCGGGCCCGCAAGGTCTACCTGGGCGAGGGATTCTCTTTGTAG
- the lptC gene encoding LPS export ABC transporter periplasmic protein LptC, with amino-acid sequence MIRNLQIRHALALAIVALLLVVGGLVLKNLPRGPALEEIRAPLQDADLALQAFEYTETRAGRRQWTIEGDAAGYRQDVEEALIENLRVFFFDDAGEEIEVTLTARHGRIDLAARELRVWEDVVVRGGNDYILQTQSLEYRDANKTAATSEPVRILSPGADVRGRGMRMDVVTRQVEILSEVHALIAPQLFDEGTP; translated from the coding sequence ATGATTAGAAACCTCCAAATACGCCATGCTTTGGCCTTGGCGATCGTTGCGCTGTTGCTGGTGGTGGGAGGGCTGGTCTTGAAGAACCTGCCGCGTGGCCCCGCGCTGGAAGAAATTCGGGCACCGCTGCAAGATGCCGATCTGGCCCTGCAGGCCTTCGAGTACACCGAGACGCGTGCCGGGCGACGCCAATGGACCATCGAGGGCGATGCCGCCGGCTATCGGCAGGACGTCGAGGAGGCGCTCATCGAGAACCTGCGGGTCTTTTTTTTCGATGATGCGGGCGAAGAGATCGAAGTAACCCTGACCGCCCGCCACGGGCGCATCGATCTGGCGGCGCGCGAGCTGCGCGTTTGGGAGGATGTGGTGGTGCGCGGCGGCAACGATTACATCCTGCAAACCCAGAGCCTCGAATACCGGGATGCGAATAAAACCGCCGCTACTTCCGAACCGGTGCGCATTCTCTCGCCCGGGGCCGACGTTCGTGGACGGGGCATGCGCATGGACGTGGTGACGCGGCAGGTGGAGATCCTCTCCGAGGTCCATGCCCTGATCGCGCCCCAGCTTTTTGACGAAGGTACCCCTTGA
- a CDS encoding zinc-ribbon domain-containing protein yields the protein MKRATGMLILTAAVVVTVVAYNSWLYCWGRCTLENLTRLSLPGGLLLAGNGLALGVLIFLKLTPVRRPLLPHCRCGALIEDEWRFCGHCGADLEKP from the coding sequence ATGAAGCGCGCAACGGGCATGCTGATATTGACGGCGGCGGTGGTGGTTACGGTGGTCGCCTACAACTCCTGGCTTTATTGCTGGGGGCGCTGTACCCTGGAAAACCTCACCCGCCTGAGCCTGCCCGGCGGCCTGCTGCTCGCCGGCAATGGCCTGGCGCTGGGCGTGCTGATCTTTTTGAAATTGACCCCGGTGCGCCGGCCGCTGTTGCCGCACTGTCGCTGCGGCGCCCTGATCGAGGACGAGTGGCGGTTCTGCGGCCATTGCGGTGCCGATCTGGAGAAGCCCTGA
- the hpf gene encoding ribosome hibernation-promoting factor, HPF/YfiA family: protein MQIAVTFRHMEASDPLRAYAEEKLERVKKYIEEPIDAQVVLSVEKKIRHRAEVALVAKGITIKGSEETNDMYAAVDAMVDKVERQLKRYKEKIKNHKPAAGRERTVQKTVFAAESIDEGRGEPAIIRSHSFPVKPMSVEEAVMQMDLLQKEFLVFTDDESEAINVVYRRKDGNYGLIIPQTS from the coding sequence ATGCAGATTGCCGTGACCTTCAGGCATATGGAAGCCAGTGATCCTTTGCGTGCCTACGCCGAGGAGAAGCTTGAGCGGGTGAAGAAGTACATCGAGGAGCCGATCGATGCTCAGGTGGTGCTGAGCGTGGAGAAAAAAATCCGGCACCGCGCCGAAGTGGCGCTGGTGGCCAAGGGCATCACCATCAAAGGCTCCGAAGAGACCAACGACATGTATGCCGCCGTCGACGCAATGGTCGATAAGGTCGAGCGTCAGCTCAAGCGCTACAAGGAAAAAATCAAGAATCACAAGCCGGCCGCCGGACGTGAGCGAACCGTGCAGAAAACCGTGTTCGCGGCGGAAAGCATCGACGAAGGCCGGGGCGAGCCCGCCATCATCCGCAGCCACAGCTTTCCGGTGAAGCCCATGTCGGTGGAGGAAGCGGTGATGCAGATGGATCTTCTGCAGAAGGAATTCCTGGTTTTCACCGATGATGAGTCCGAAGCGATCAACGTCGTTTACCGTCGCAAGGACGGCAACTATGGGTTGATCATTCCCCAGACATCCTGA
- a CDS encoding CTP synthase gives MKTKFIFITGGVVSSLGKGLAAASIGSLLEARGLQVSMQKMDPYINVDPGTMSPFQHGEVFVTDDGAETDLDLGHYERFTTASLTRKSNFTTGQVYDSVIRKERRGDYLGGTVQVIPHITNEIKHKILENAKGADIAIVEVGGTVGDIESLPFMEAIRQFRTDRGVENVLYIHLTLVPYIPTAGELKTKPTQHSVKELREIGIQPDILLCRCDREIPRDMKAKIALFCNVREESVITARDVETIYEVPIAYHEQGLDERIIESLNIWTKAPDLSAWLRIVKRVKEPAAETTIAIVGKYVELKESYKSLTEALIHGGIGNDCRVNLHYVDSEALERHGVGDAFEGVDGILVPGGFGERGSEGKIAAIRHARENKIPFFGICLGMQMAVVEYARHVCGLEDAYSTEFREEAKNPVIHIMETQKKITRKGGTMRLGAYACVLDEGTLAQRIYGKKEISERHRHRFEFNNAYRARLQKGGLVLSGNNPDADLVEIVELADHPWFLACQFHPEFRSRPMDPHPLFESFVGACLKQREGA, from the coding sequence ATGAAGACCAAGTTCATTTTTATTACCGGTGGCGTGGTTTCAAGTCTCGGCAAGGGATTGGCTGCCGCCTCCATCGGTTCGCTGCTTGAAGCACGCGGCCTGCAGGTTTCCATGCAGAAGATGGATCCCTATATCAATGTCGATCCCGGCACCATGAGCCCGTTTCAGCACGGCGAAGTGTTCGTCACCGACGACGGCGCGGAAACCGACCTGGATCTCGGCCACTACGAGCGCTTCACCACCGCGAGTCTGACGCGCAAGTCAAATTTCACCACCGGCCAGGTCTATGATTCGGTCATCCGCAAGGAGCGCCGCGGCGACTACCTCGGCGGCACGGTGCAGGTCATTCCCCACATCACCAACGAGATCAAGCACAAAATTCTGGAAAACGCCAAAGGGGCCGACATCGCCATCGTCGAAGTCGGCGGCACCGTGGGCGATATCGAGTCCTTGCCGTTCATGGAGGCCATTCGCCAGTTTCGCACCGACCGCGGCGTTGAAAATGTTCTCTACATTCACCTGACCCTGGTGCCTTATATCCCCACCGCCGGGGAGCTCAAGACCAAACCGACCCAGCACAGCGTCAAGGAGCTGCGGGAAATCGGTATTCAGCCCGATATTCTGCTGTGTCGCTGCGACCGCGAGATCCCCCGTGACATGAAGGCCAAGATCGCGCTGTTCTGTAATGTTCGCGAGGAATCGGTGATTACCGCCCGCGACGTGGAGACCATCTACGAGGTGCCCATCGCCTATCATGAGCAGGGGTTGGACGAGCGCATCATCGAGAGCCTCAATATCTGGACCAAGGCGCCGGATCTGTCCGCCTGGCTTCGCATCGTCAAGCGGGTCAAGGAACCCGCCGCGGAAACCACCATTGCCATCGTCGGCAAGTACGTGGAGCTCAAGGAGAGCTACAAATCCCTCACCGAGGCGCTGATTCACGGCGGCATCGGCAACGATTGCCGGGTGAACCTGCACTATGTGGATTCCGAGGCCCTGGAGCGCCACGGGGTCGGGGATGCCTTCGAGGGCGTCGACGGGATTCTGGTGCCCGGCGGTTTCGGCGAGCGTGGCAGCGAGGGCAAGATCGCCGCCATCCGTCACGCCCGGGAGAACAAGATACCCTTCTTCGGTATTTGTCTGGGCATGCAGATGGCGGTGGTGGAGTATGCCCGTCACGTGTGCGGACTTGAGGACGCCTATTCGACGGAATTTCGCGAAGAGGCGAAAAACCCCGTCATCCATATCATGGAAACGCAGAAAAAGATTACTCGCAAGGGCGGTACCATGCGGTTGGGCGCCTATGCCTGCGTGCTCGATGAGGGCACCCTGGCGCAACGCATCTATGGAAAAAAAGAAATCAGCGAACGCCACCGTCATCGTTTCGAGTTCAACAACGCCTACCGCGCCCGGCTGCAAAAGGGCGGTTTGGTGCTGTCCGGCAACAACCCCGATGCCGATCTGGTGGAAATCGTCGAATTGGCCGATCATCCCTGGTTTCTCGCCTGCCAATTTCACCCCGAATTCCGTTCGCGCCCCATGGACCCGCACCCGCTCTTCGAGTCCTTTGTCGGCGCCTGCCTGAAGCAGCGCGAGGGAGCTTGA
- the lptA gene encoding lipopolysaccharide transport periplasmic protein LptA, whose amino-acid sequence MNRIASRMLGFVLVFVLALVAVTDAAQERPIEVTSERMEMLSAPRRVLFSGEVVARQDDVVIYADRMQVFFREGEDSVARILAEGRVRIVQGERTAVGDTGVFHRDESIVVLTGNPRVYQGKDFVEGEEITVYLEEERSVVTSREGVPARAIFHPREETR is encoded by the coding sequence ATGAACCGCATCGCCTCACGCATGCTTGGCTTTGTGCTGGTTTTCGTCCTGGCTCTGGTCGCCGTGACGGACGCCGCGCAGGAGAGACCCATCGAGGTCACCTCCGAGCGCATGGAGATGTTGAGCGCGCCGCGCCGGGTGCTGTTCAGCGGTGAGGTGGTGGCGCGCCAGGACGACGTGGTCATTTATGCCGACCGGATGCAGGTTTTTTTTCGCGAGGGTGAGGACAGCGTTGCGCGCATTCTTGCCGAAGGCCGGGTACGCATCGTTCAGGGTGAACGAACCGCCGTCGGCGACACCGGGGTGTTCCACCGCGATGAGAGCATCGTGGTTCTGACCGGCAACCCACGTGTCTATCAAGGCAAGGATTTTGTCGAAGGCGAGGAGATCACTGTCTACCTCGAGGAAGAACGCAGCGTGGTCACAAGCCGCGAAGGGGTGCCCGCGCGGGCGATTTTTCATCCACGGGAGGAGACACGTTGA
- a CDS encoding KpsF/GutQ family sugar-phosphate isomerase, with translation MEPILTTARNVLRVEAEAIRALEDRLDERFERAVEMILACQGRVVITGMGKSGLICQKIASTMASTGTPALFLHPAEGIHGDLGMLMKGDVVIAISNSGETEEITRILPIIKRMGLPLISMTGGLRSTLGRAGDVTLDISVKEEACPLGLAPTASTTATLAMGDALAVALLERRGFREEDFALFHPGGALGKKLLLRVEDMMHTGGNIPLVAEQTLLKEALFEITSKKLGVTGVVDGQGNLVGVFTDGDLRRRIENGFDILNAPIGTIMSANPKRILRSNLAAKALQRMEEHSITSLFVFETEESRVPVGIIHIHDLLKAGVA, from the coding sequence ATGGAGCCGATACTCACGACGGCCCGCAATGTTCTGCGGGTGGAGGCGGAGGCGATACGCGCACTGGAAGATCGTCTCGATGAGCGCTTCGAGCGTGCGGTGGAAATGATTCTGGCCTGCCAGGGGCGGGTGGTGATCACCGGCATGGGCAAATCGGGGCTAATTTGCCAGAAAATCGCTTCGACCATGGCCTCCACCGGGACTCCGGCGCTTTTTCTGCATCCGGCCGAAGGCATTCACGGCGATCTCGGCATGCTCATGAAGGGCGATGTGGTGATCGCCATTTCCAATTCCGGCGAAACCGAGGAAATCACCCGCATCCTGCCCATCATCAAGCGCATGGGCCTGCCCCTGATTTCCATGACCGGCGGGCTGCGCAGCACCCTGGGCCGCGCCGGCGACGTGACCCTTGACATCTCCGTCAAGGAAGAGGCTTGCCCCCTGGGGCTGGCGCCGACCGCAAGCACCACCGCGACCCTGGCCATGGGCGACGCCCTGGCGGTGGCGCTCCTCGAACGGCGCGGGTTTCGCGAGGAGGACTTCGCCCTGTTTCATCCTGGCGGTGCCCTGGGGAAAAAACTGCTGCTGCGCGTCGAGGACATGATGCACACGGGCGGCAACATTCCCCTGGTCGCGGAACAGACCCTGCTCAAGGAAGCCCTGTTCGAGATCACCAGCAAAAAGCTCGGCGTCACCGGGGTGGTCGATGGGCAGGGCAACCTGGTGGGGGTGTTCACCGACGGCGATCTGCGCCGGCGCATCGAGAACGGCTTCGACATTCTCAACGCCCCCATCGGCACCATCATGAGCGCCAATCCCAAGCGTATTCTGCGCTCGAATCTGGCCGCCAAGGCCCTGCAGCGCATGGAGGAGCACTCCATTACCTCGCTGTTCGTTTTCGAAACCGAGGAGAGCCGGGTGCCGGTGGGCATCATCCACATCCATGATCTTCTCAAGGCAGGAGTCGCCTGA